The following coding sequences lie in one Myxococcales bacterium genomic window:
- the dnaJ gene encoding molecular chaperone DnaJ gives MVKRDYYEVLEVSASASLEEVKKAYRQKALQLHPDRNPDNPQAEEKFKEASEAFQVLSDIQKRQVYDRFGHAGLQGAGYRGVSGFEDVASQVQDLFGDFFGEIFGGGFSRQGGKNAPSRGGDLSADVSLTLKEAFSGIKKDLALRYHAPCQPCEGLGAEPSHRQPCSSCRGAGQVTYARGPFMMSQTCPNCRGRGFVATQSCEECKGQGEVVTERTVNITIPAGIDDGQTLRVAGKGQPGLRGGPAGHLYVTVHLENDVHLQRDGADLVYELALSYPEAALGTKTEAPTLVDGRSLTIKVPPGSQPGDTIVLRGEGMPRIDARGRGDYVAVLRVEVPTKLSSKIKKLLKELDTALREK, from the coding sequence ATGGTCAAGCGGGATTATTACGAGGTTCTGGAGGTGTCTGCCAGCGCTTCCCTTGAGGAAGTAAAAAAAGCCTATCGTCAGAAAGCACTACAATTGCACCCAGACCGGAACCCAGACAACCCGCAGGCCGAAGAAAAATTTAAAGAAGCATCCGAGGCCTTTCAAGTTTTGAGCGATATTCAGAAGCGGCAGGTCTATGACCGGTTTGGGCATGCAGGGCTACAAGGCGCCGGCTACCGCGGGGTAAGCGGGTTCGAAGATGTCGCCTCGCAGGTCCAGGATTTGTTTGGTGATTTCTTTGGCGAAATCTTTGGCGGTGGATTTTCCCGCCAGGGAGGCAAGAACGCGCCGAGCCGCGGCGGCGATCTTTCAGCAGACGTTTCTCTTACCCTGAAGGAAGCCTTTTCAGGCATCAAGAAGGATCTGGCTCTACGCTACCATGCCCCTTGCCAGCCTTGCGAAGGTCTTGGCGCTGAGCCTTCTCACCGCCAACCATGCAGTTCGTGTCGCGGTGCGGGGCAGGTCACGTACGCGCGTGGGCCCTTTATGATGTCCCAGACTTGCCCGAACTGTCGAGGACGTGGCTTTGTGGCGACGCAATCTTGCGAGGAGTGCAAAGGTCAGGGCGAGGTGGTCACTGAACGCACCGTAAATATCACGATACCCGCCGGCATCGACGACGGTCAGACGCTGAGAGTTGCCGGTAAGGGTCAACCCGGTTTGCGGGGCGGGCCGGCGGGGCATCTCTACGTAACCGTGCATTTGGAAAACGATGTCCACCTGCAGCGTGACGGCGCAGATTTGGTGTACGAACTTGCGTTGAGCTATCCAGAGGCGGCTCTGGGAACCAAAACCGAGGCCCCTACCCTGGTGGATGGCAGGTCCCTCACCATAAAAGTTCCGCCCGGCAGCCAGCCGGGAGACACTATTGTGCTGAGGGGCGAGGGCATGCCGAGAATCGATGCGCGAGGTCGCGGCGACTATGTCGCCGTTCTGCGTGTGGAGGTTCCCACCAAGCTTTCTTCCAAGATCAAAAAATTGCTCAAAGAATTAGATACGGCCTTACGCGAGAAGTGA
- the hemW gene encoding radical SAM family heme chaperone HemW, producing MQLPLSTLSIYIHFPWCRRKCPYCDFATRAIEPDDIPHMAYAEAIVREFQWRVPRVAEHQLISIFIGGGTPSLWDAEAVAMLLSTIRSTFVCSTVVPEITLECNPDSLSSNRVEAFVAAGVNRLSVGVQSLRDLRLNFLGRLHDAATALAALEAAVSRVPRLSADLMFGMHDQTPDDLHEELQTLLAIPVSHLSVYALTVEPRTTFGMRHRQGRLPLATDTRYAELFTTAEETLCSSGMRHYEVSNYAMPREESVHNKHYWEGGDYLGLGAGAVGCIGRVDGGKQRYLNQASPQSYMACSDSFAIQERTEILGARELINEALMLGLRTEEGVELASLSKRIGQSPAKGREQALEVQQKRGNLLMTPTHWVVPKNRWLHLDGIVGSLFQSGAAL from the coding sequence ATGCAATTACCGCTTTCTACGCTGTCAATATACATCCATTTCCCATGGTGTCGGCGCAAATGCCCCTATTGCGACTTTGCGACCAGGGCCATTGAGCCGGATGATATTCCCCATATGGCCTACGCAGAGGCCATAGTGCGCGAATTTCAATGGCGAGTGCCGCGCGTAGCGGAGCATCAGCTCATCTCCATTTTCATCGGTGGCGGCACGCCATCTTTATGGGACGCCGAAGCGGTAGCCATGCTGCTCAGCACCATTCGGAGTACCTTTGTGTGTTCTACGGTCGTTCCTGAGATCACTCTGGAATGTAATCCCGACTCTTTGAGCAGCAACAGGGTTGAAGCGTTCGTCGCAGCTGGCGTCAATCGGTTATCGGTGGGTGTTCAGTCCCTTCGCGATCTGCGGCTTAACTTCCTAGGGCGCTTGCACGATGCCGCCACCGCGCTTGCTGCACTAGAAGCCGCCGTCAGTCGCGTGCCGCGGCTGAGCGCCGACCTTATGTTTGGCATGCATGATCAAACTCCGGATGATCTACACGAAGAGCTCCAAACCCTTCTCGCAATTCCGGTGAGCCATCTCTCGGTCTATGCACTCACCGTAGAGCCGCGCACGACGTTTGGAATGCGACATCGTCAAGGCCGCCTGCCTTTGGCAACCGATACACGCTACGCCGAGCTATTTACCACTGCGGAAGAGACGCTATGCTCGAGCGGGATGAGGCACTACGAAGTATCAAACTATGCCATGCCTCGTGAGGAATCGGTGCACAACAAGCACTACTGGGAAGGAGGCGATTACCTTGGTCTTGGCGCGGGCGCGGTCGGTTGCATAGGGCGCGTGGATGGCGGCAAACAACGCTATCTCAACCAAGCATCCCCGCAAAGCTACATGGCATGCTCAGATAGTTTTGCCATCCAAGAACGCACCGAAATACTCGGCGCTAGGGAACTCATCAACGAAGCGCTGATGCTTGGACTACGCACCGAAGAAGGAGTGGAGTTAGCGAGCCTCTCCAAACGCATCGGCCAATCACCCGCAAAAGGCCGCGAGCAGGCCCTCGAAGTCCAGCAAAAACGCGGCAATTTACTCATGACGCCTACCCACTGGGTTGTTCCTAAGAACCGTTGGCTTCATTTGGATGGGATCGTGGGCTCTCTTTTTCAATCAGGCGCGGCGTTGTGA
- a CDS encoding ABC transporter ATP-binding protein has translation MKTLQARGLSKTFGNKTVLRHIDFCVEASTFTAVLGENGSGKSTLLRILAGLCNPSKGSVEYGLPSGDRKSIRRSIGFVGHDAMAYADLTGRENLWFFGSLYGLSDLEARIAELTTRFSMPGWLDQAARTYSRGQRQRLALARAMLHSPRLLLLDEPLSGLDEGVMLAVLHGLREEQRRGCIIMMSTHDVTAIASLRPQLLRLYQGKILRE, from the coding sequence GTGAAGACCCTACAGGCTCGAGGACTCAGCAAAACATTTGGCAATAAGACCGTCTTACGACACATCGATTTTTGTGTGGAGGCTTCCACCTTCACGGCGGTGCTGGGCGAAAACGGATCTGGGAAAAGCACCCTACTCCGTATCCTTGCGGGTCTTTGTAATCCTTCTAAAGGATCCGTTGAGTATGGCCTGCCTTCGGGCGACCGAAAATCCATACGACGTTCCATCGGCTTTGTAGGTCACGATGCAATGGCATATGCCGACCTTACGGGTCGAGAGAACCTCTGGTTTTTTGGGTCGCTCTATGGTCTCTCGGACCTTGAGGCGCGGATAGCAGAGCTCACCACGCGATTTTCCATGCCGGGATGGTTGGACCAGGCGGCAAGGACATACTCCCGCGGGCAGCGCCAGCGACTTGCATTGGCGCGCGCCATGCTACACTCGCCGAGGTTGTTATTGCTAGATGAGCCATTATCCGGTTTGGATGAGGGCGTTATGTTGGCCGTCCTTCATGGGCTACGGGAAGAACAGCGACGTGGCTGTATCATCATGATGAGCACCCATGACGTCACGGCCATTGCCTCTTTACGGCCTCAGCTGCTCCGTCTTTACCAAGGAAAGATTTTGCGAGAATGA
- a CDS encoding heme exporter protein CcmB, translating into MSVLRDTLIIARNELRLEGRTKEILFTTSMFSLLMAVVSSLAFYLDRVSVLAIAPGILWLALSFSGILAMSRSWLREGEWHVIDALLLSPISRAALYAGKAIAALILLLLNATILTCFVTILCHLSPFISENPARNIGFMAIFILAGLIGFVAPGTLFASMSVRTKIRELTLSIILFPLCAPALLVGVVATRELFVGAPDLELWNWLRVLVAFDLVVVAICPMLFERLFSSRS; encoded by the coding sequence ATGAGTGTGTTGCGGGACACGCTGATCATTGCCCGAAATGAGCTGCGACTCGAAGGTCGCACCAAAGAGATCCTTTTCACAACCAGCATGTTCTCGCTCTTGATGGCAGTTGTCAGTTCATTGGCGTTTTATCTCGACCGCGTATCCGTACTTGCAATTGCGCCCGGCATTCTCTGGCTGGCGCTGAGCTTCTCGGGCATTCTTGCCATGAGCCGAAGCTGGCTCAGGGAGGGTGAGTGGCATGTCATCGATGCGCTGTTGCTCAGTCCCATTTCCCGTGCCGCCCTGTATGCCGGCAAGGCCATCGCCGCTCTGATACTGCTGTTGCTCAATGCGACAATACTGACTTGTTTTGTGACTATTTTATGTCATCTAAGTCCGTTTATTAGCGAAAATCCTGCCAGGAATATCGGTTTTATGGCAATCTTCATACTGGCTGGTCTTATTGGATTTGTGGCACCCGGGACGTTATTTGCGTCCATGTCGGTGCGCACGAAGATCCGTGAGCTCACCCTGAGCATCATCTTGTTTCCTTTATGCGCTCCTGCTTTGCTTGTCGGCGTAGTTGCCACGCGGGAACTGTTTGTCGGAGCACCCGATCTGGAGCTTTGGAACTGGCTCAGAGTCCTTGTCGCATTTGATCTGGTGGTTGTAGCCATCTGTCCTATGCTATTTGAGCGACTTTTTTCCAGTCGCTCTTAG
- a CDS encoding TlpA family protein disulfide reductase, with the protein MTAVVALPLLYLVGAAFADGELRRRQTPFRVVLGDETYDRLKAGEKTDAHYLGQDRLAPDFVLNDQHGKPWRLREHRGKFIVLNFWTVTCQPCIAEMPSLVQLAEIAARRQDLEVIAVSTDSSWSTVRPLFPQRTPLTVLLDPTGGVGQKLYGTKLYPETWIIDREGIIRLRYDGSRNWADPVVLNLIDAL; encoded by the coding sequence ATGACGGCAGTTGTTGCGTTGCCGTTGTTATATCTAGTGGGTGCCGCATTTGCTGATGGTGAGCTCAGACGCAGGCAGACACCGTTTCGCGTCGTGTTGGGCGATGAAACCTACGACCGTCTCAAGGCGGGGGAGAAAACCGATGCACATTATCTCGGCCAGGACCGTTTGGCCCCAGACTTCGTACTGAACGATCAGCATGGCAAGCCTTGGCGATTACGCGAGCATCGCGGAAAGTTCATCGTGTTAAATTTTTGGACGGTGACATGTCAGCCCTGCATCGCTGAAATGCCATCGTTGGTGCAACTGGCGGAGATTGCTGCCCGTCGCCAAGATTTGGAAGTGATTGCCGTCAGTACGGATAGTTCCTGGTCAACGGTGCGACCGCTCTTTCCTCAGCGCACGCCTCTGACCGTGCTTCTCGATCCCACAGGCGGCGTGGGTCAAAAGCTATATGGCACAAAGCTATATCCAGAAACCTGGATTATTGATCGCGAAGGCATCATCCGTCTTCGTTACGACGGCAGCCGAAATTGGGCGGACCCCGTGGTTCTCAATCTTATCGACGCGCTTTAA
- a CDS encoding DUF1844 domain-containing protein yields MPKEDHGFKVSDRRASSEDDSLENLSESPPQSGIEEGSLPALDFTTFVLSLSTSALMHLGELADKGGQPALVNLSLARQTIDLLAVLEQKTKGNLTGEEERLLSHILAELRLHYVQKLKG; encoded by the coding sequence ATGCCAAAGGAAGACCACGGCTTCAAGGTGTCGGATCGGCGTGCCAGTTCTGAAGATGATTCATTAGAGAATCTCTCGGAATCTCCTCCACAATCAGGTATCGAGGAGGGCTCCCTACCAGCCCTCGATTTTACGACTTTTGTTTTGTCTCTCAGCACCTCCGCCTTGATGCATCTTGGGGAACTGGCCGACAAAGGAGGTCAGCCCGCTTTGGTCAACTTGTCTTTAGCACGTCAGACCATCGATTTGTTGGCGGTGCTCGAGCAAAAAACGAAGGGCAATCTCACGGGGGAAGAGGAGAGGCTTCTCAGTCACATCCTCGCGGAGCTCCGATTGCATTACGTACAGAAACTGAAAGGATAA
- a CDS encoding cyclic nucleotide-binding domain-containing protein translates to MEHRDRYLSSVPVNGRTLSSQERDALQADMAQIVENSHLFSSLDAEGRDKLFQSGYVCSFDDACTILQEGEPGDTMYLVLHGKVTVKTGCGGNESMHLAELGTGACIGEVAVLTGQPRTATVTAKGPVDCVAFAAHRIARVLTEYPEVHQLLLSLIESRARSTIEKLIRRHHASPAPPPPEEHV, encoded by the coding sequence TTGGAACATCGCGATCGCTACCTGTCGAGCGTGCCAGTAAATGGACGTACCCTCTCGTCACAAGAGCGCGACGCGTTGCAAGCGGACATGGCTCAAATCGTCGAAAATAGCCATCTTTTTAGCTCTTTGGATGCCGAAGGCCGAGATAAGCTGTTCCAAAGCGGCTATGTATGCAGCTTCGACGATGCCTGTACCATCCTTCAGGAAGGCGAGCCGGGCGATACCATGTATTTGGTACTGCATGGAAAAGTGACAGTAAAAACTGGATGTGGCGGTAACGAAAGCATGCATTTGGCCGAACTCGGCACAGGCGCATGCATCGGAGAGGTAGCGGTGCTCACGGGGCAACCGCGCACGGCCACCGTAACGGCGAAGGGACCGGTTGACTGCGTCGCGTTTGCCGCGCACCGCATCGCGCGTGTCCTCACCGAGTACCCCGAGGTGCACCAGCTCTTGCTCTCGCTCATTGAGAGCCGCGCACGGAGCACCATTGAAAAGCTAATTCGGCGTCATCATGCAAGTCCTGCGCCGCCGCCGCCCGAAGAGCACGTTTAA
- a CDS encoding UDP-N-acetylmuramate:L-alanyl-gamma-D-glutamyl-meso-diaminopimelate ligase, with protein sequence MHIHFVGVSGSGMASLAGLLASMGHRVTGSDSAFHPPMGPALEAWGVETAIGYDASHLTPAPDLVVVGNVCTRDNPEAQAARLSQANVVSMPEAIERLLLQGRPGYVICGSHGKTTASSLVAHLLTAAGLRPGFLIGGMPLNFEQGFLYGNPTAPFIIEGDEYDSAYFEKQPKFWRYPAEAALLTSVEHDHIDIYPTMAAYREAFLGFVQRMPRSGVLVANAGDREVRELAKYAPCRVIYYGMHGQNLGGIDPLWMAAPAGGLHGQVHFDLFAGGTLCGRVASPLLGNHNILNAVGAMAMAAHAADAPISGLIRSLRTFRGVKRRQELLGVADGVFVYDDFAHHPSAVKSTLEGLREKHPTGKLVAIFEPRSATACRNLHQDVYPEAFCASDFAILAPLGRMNIPENERLDIDRLARAIGSSCTPLNVQEIIREACDHVSEGDAIVIMSNGMFDNLHDRLLVALSMRARARRGAVAREVSQQLNIEIADS encoded by the coding sequence GTGCATATCCATTTTGTCGGCGTTTCGGGCAGTGGCATGGCGTCCTTGGCAGGGCTACTGGCATCGATGGGGCACCGGGTCACCGGTAGTGACAGTGCGTTTCATCCCCCGATGGGACCAGCGTTAGAGGCGTGGGGTGTAGAGACTGCGATCGGATACGATGCAAGTCATCTTACGCCCGCTCCTGATCTTGTCGTGGTGGGGAATGTGTGCACCAGAGATAACCCGGAAGCCCAAGCTGCCAGATTGTCCCAGGCGAATGTGGTGTCGATGCCGGAAGCCATCGAGCGACTGCTCCTTCAGGGTCGCCCAGGCTATGTCATCTGCGGAAGCCATGGCAAGACCACGGCCAGCAGCCTTGTGGCTCATCTATTGACAGCCGCTGGACTTCGCCCAGGTTTTCTCATTGGAGGGATGCCGCTAAATTTTGAGCAAGGATTTCTGTATGGCAACCCCACAGCGCCATTCATCATCGAGGGCGATGAATACGACAGCGCTTACTTTGAAAAGCAACCAAAGTTCTGGCGCTATCCGGCGGAGGCAGCATTGTTGACCTCGGTGGAACACGACCACATCGATATCTACCCCACCATGGCCGCTTATCGCGAAGCGTTTTTGGGCTTTGTTCAGCGTATGCCTAGATCGGGCGTGCTTGTAGCCAACGCGGGCGATCGAGAAGTCAGAGAGCTCGCTAAATATGCCCCCTGCCGAGTGATCTACTACGGCATGCATGGCCAAAATCTTGGCGGTATCGATCCTTTATGGATGGCGGCTCCAGCAGGGGGACTGCACGGTCAGGTACACTTCGATTTGTTTGCGGGCGGCACGCTGTGTGGGCGCGTGGCCTCACCGCTATTAGGGAACCACAACATATTGAACGCGGTTGGAGCGATGGCGATGGCCGCCCATGCTGCTGATGCTCCCATTTCTGGCTTGATTCGGTCTTTACGCACCTTCCGCGGAGTGAAACGCCGACAGGAGCTTCTCGGGGTGGCTGATGGCGTCTTTGTTTATGACGATTTCGCCCATCATCCCTCTGCTGTGAAATCCACGCTCGAGGGATTGAGAGAAAAGCACCCCACGGGAAAGCTCGTCGCGATCTTCGAGCCACGTAGTGCGACAGCCTGTAGAAACCTGCATCAAGACGTATATCCAGAGGCATTCTGCGCGTCCGATTTCGCTATTCTCGCACCGCTTGGCCGCATGAATATCCCTGAGAACGAGCGCCTCGATATTGACCGGCTCGCACGTGCGATTGGCTCCTCCTGTACACCGCTGAATGTTCAGGAAATCATTAGAGAAGCGTGTGACCACGTCTCAGAAGGAGATGCGATCGTGATCATGTCTAATGGAATGTTTGACAACCTTCACGATCGTCTGTTGGTAGCGTTGAGCATGCGCGCACGTGCTCGTCGAGGCGCTGTCGCCAGAGAAGTGTCGCAGCAACTAAATATCGAGATTGCGGACAGTTAG
- the gyrB gene encoding DNA topoisomerase (ATP-hydrolyzing) subunit B, with the protein MESTQQPDEDQRADRSSDYVAGNIQILEGLEAVRKRPGMYLGDVHDGTGLHHLVWEAVDNAVDEHLAGFCDRISVVVHSDGSVTVEDNGRGIPVGIHEKGVSAAEVVMTVLHAGGKFDNKSYKVSAGLHGVGVSAVNAVSEWLKLEIWREGKIWEQSYARGNPESPLSPTGTTEKTGTRIKFKPDTEIFSSVEFSYEVLSHRLREIAFLNAGLEVHLTDERQDKSRIYHFEGGIREFVVTLNKSKTPLHEDVCYFIEERDGVQLEIALQWNDSFNEAIFCYTNNVHNKDGGTHLTGLRAALTKTLNTYGSKQNLLKDLKNGLSGEDVREGLTAVLSLKHPDPSFDSQTKSKLVSSEVKGLVEQFVNEKLGHYLEEHPQSGRRIVEKTVIAARAREAARKAREMVQRKGVLDASTLPGKLADCQERDPSLSEIYIVEGDSAGGSAKQGRDRRNQAILPLRGKILNVERARFEKMLSSAEIGTLITALGCGVDGGGNFDLQKLRYHHVIIMTDADVDGSHIRTLLLTFFYRQMPELIRHGHLYIAQPPLYRIKRGKKELFLKDDDSLSAYLLDAGTEGLMVQDSSGQVSLSGEPLRRFMNDLKEWRGRLAKIDRRHNAAFVQSMVRIEALMSVDFTNRESLEAAAVRIREDLEKRSDALLPISTVVQKEADEWVLVINTRTGVTNPTARINAALMESHDVRQLRDSFAAFSALGKAPYTVQDLSSSDKGKGAIAELNEITELWEIVDERAHKGLQIQRYKGLGEMNASTLWDTTMNPDIRKLLQVQLRDAVETEELFSVLMGDQVEPRRDFIERNALTVRNLDI; encoded by the coding sequence ATGGAGTCCACTCAGCAACCCGATGAAGATCAGCGAGCCGATCGCAGCTCTGACTATGTGGCCGGCAATATTCAAATTCTCGAGGGACTCGAGGCGGTCCGCAAGCGGCCGGGTATGTATCTCGGAGATGTGCATGACGGCACGGGCCTTCATCACCTTGTGTGGGAGGCGGTTGACAACGCCGTGGACGAGCATCTGGCGGGGTTCTGCGATCGCATATCCGTCGTAGTGCATAGTGACGGGTCGGTCACCGTTGAAGACAACGGGCGCGGCATTCCCGTTGGCATCCACGAAAAGGGTGTCAGCGCCGCTGAAGTCGTCATGACCGTCCTACATGCGGGAGGGAAGTTCGACAACAAGAGCTACAAGGTGTCTGCGGGCCTGCATGGGGTCGGGGTAAGCGCGGTTAACGCTGTCAGTGAGTGGCTAAAGTTAGAGATTTGGCGCGAAGGCAAGATCTGGGAGCAAAGCTATGCGCGAGGGAATCCAGAGTCGCCACTCAGTCCGACGGGGACTACAGAAAAAACCGGCACGCGCATTAAGTTTAAGCCAGATACGGAAATATTTTCCTCCGTAGAGTTTTCCTACGAGGTGTTAAGTCACCGATTACGCGAAATAGCATTTCTTAACGCCGGTCTTGAGGTTCATCTGACGGACGAGCGGCAGGACAAGTCTCGCATCTATCACTTCGAGGGTGGAATCCGCGAATTCGTGGTCACCTTGAACAAGTCCAAGACGCCGCTACATGAGGATGTTTGTTATTTCATAGAGGAAAGGGACGGCGTCCAGTTGGAGATTGCCCTTCAATGGAACGATTCATTTAACGAAGCCATCTTTTGCTATACGAACAATGTACATAACAAGGACGGCGGAACACACCTGACGGGATTGAGAGCCGCGCTGACCAAGACATTGAACACTTACGGCAGTAAGCAAAACCTTCTCAAGGATCTCAAAAATGGGTTAAGCGGTGAGGATGTCCGTGAGGGGTTAACGGCGGTGTTATCTCTCAAGCATCCGGACCCGAGTTTCGACTCGCAAACCAAATCGAAACTTGTATCGAGTGAGGTGAAAGGACTTGTAGAGCAATTTGTCAACGAGAAACTTGGCCACTATCTAGAGGAGCATCCCCAATCTGGACGGCGCATTGTGGAAAAAACTGTTATCGCAGCGCGCGCGCGAGAGGCCGCCCGTAAAGCCCGCGAAATGGTGCAGCGAAAAGGAGTGCTGGATGCCAGCACGCTTCCAGGGAAACTTGCTGACTGCCAGGAACGGGACCCAAGTCTCAGTGAAATCTACATTGTAGAGGGCGACAGTGCAGGTGGTAGTGCAAAACAAGGACGTGACCGCCGAAATCAGGCGATACTCCCGTTGCGCGGTAAAATTCTGAACGTGGAGCGGGCGCGCTTTGAAAAGATGCTATCAAGTGCAGAAATCGGCACGCTCATCACGGCGCTCGGATGCGGGGTAGATGGCGGTGGAAATTTCGATCTTCAAAAGCTTCGCTACCACCATGTGATCATCATGACGGATGCCGACGTGGATGGCTCCCATATTCGTACCTTGCTCTTGACGTTTTTCTATCGCCAGATGCCAGAGCTGATTCGTCACGGGCATCTGTATATTGCGCAGCCACCCCTGTATCGGATTAAGCGCGGAAAAAAAGAGCTTTTCCTCAAAGACGATGACTCACTTTCAGCCTATCTGCTTGATGCCGGGACGGAGGGCCTTATGGTTCAAGATAGCTCCGGTCAGGTGAGTTTAAGCGGCGAGCCTCTGCGGCGGTTCATGAACGATCTAAAGGAGTGGAGAGGGCGACTTGCGAAAATTGACCGGCGACACAACGCAGCCTTCGTACAGAGCATGGTGCGAATCGAAGCGCTCATGAGCGTCGATTTTACCAATCGGGAGTCACTGGAGGCCGCCGCAGTGCGGATTCGAGAGGATCTGGAAAAACGAAGCGATGCGCTTCTTCCTATTAGCACCGTGGTTCAAAAGGAAGCGGATGAATGGGTGTTGGTCATCAACACGCGAACCGGAGTGACGAATCCGACCGCGCGAATTAACGCTGCATTGATGGAGAGTCATGACGTACGGCAACTGAGAGACAGCTTTGCGGCGTTTAGTGCGCTGGGCAAAGCACCTTACACCGTGCAAGATCTATCTTCGTCAGACAAGGGAAAGGGCGCGATCGCTGAGCTTAATGAAATCACAGAACTATGGGAAATCGTCGATGAGAGGGCTCACAAAGGGTTACAGATCCAGCGTTATAAAGGTTTGGGCGAAATGAACGCCAGCACGCTCTGGGATACCACCATGAATCCCGATATTCGCAAGCTGCTCCAGGTGCAGCTTCGGGATGCGGTAGAAACGGAAGAGTTGTTTAGCGTGCTCATGGGTGATCAGGTAGAACCGCGGCGTGACTTCATTGAACGGAACGCCCTAACTGTCCGCAATCTCGATATTTAG
- a CDS encoding CPBP family intramembrane metalloprotease gives MPRHRISWWQSLFLVAVFLSTTVGCIFLAGVLRSAGSSPMPFLDLKTAAQDPINILLAQTAATLFSLLLGFSWLRITDWKNALGIHPVPCSVLLGGAVLGAALQFPLTELTNWLQVWFPVAVEEQLAFEKLLHPDGAWLMAVIGIAIVVAAPIGEELIFRGLIFRGLIRNYRPALAVLLSAILFGIAHMAPTRFVYATLMGIVLSVVVLRTGSVLPSIASHAAFNAMPVLLPKSVVRLPGFNVMSTHIEHLPTWLILSSSLLFILSFVWMMRHPSAAPLVDP, from the coding sequence ATGCCCAGGCATCGGATTTCATGGTGGCAATCTTTATTCCTGGTAGCGGTCTTTCTTTCAACCACGGTGGGCTGCATTTTTCTTGCGGGCGTCTTGCGCAGCGCAGGTTCTTCGCCAATGCCCTTCCTCGATCTCAAGACAGCAGCGCAAGACCCTATTAATATATTGCTCGCGCAAACCGCTGCGACCCTCTTTTCCTTGCTCCTTGGGTTTAGTTGGCTGAGGATCACCGATTGGAAGAACGCGTTGGGCATTCATCCGGTCCCGTGCTCTGTCCTCTTGGGAGGCGCAGTATTGGGGGCTGCTCTGCAATTCCCGCTTACAGAACTCACCAACTGGCTTCAGGTATGGTTTCCCGTCGCCGTCGAAGAACAGCTCGCTTTCGAGAAGCTTCTTCATCCGGACGGTGCGTGGTTGATGGCCGTGATAGGCATTGCGATCGTCGTCGCCGCACCTATCGGGGAAGAGCTGATCTTTCGTGGATTGATCTTTCGCGGGCTCATCCGCAACTATCGACCCGCATTGGCCGTCCTGTTGAGTGCGATATTGTTTGGAATAGCCCACATGGCTCCAACCCGTTTCGTGTACGCAACCTTGATGGGCATCGTTTTGAGTGTCGTTGTGCTCCGTACCGGATCGGTATTGCCCAGCATTGCATCTCACGCCGCGTTTAATGCCATGCCTGTTCTATTGCCAAAAAGCGTGGTGCGCTTGCCTGGCTTCAATGTGATGAGCACACACATTGAACATCTTCCAACCTGGCTTATTCTTAGCAGCTCTCTATTATTCATCCTCAGCTTTGTATGGATGATGCGCCATCCATCCGCCGCCCCTCTTGTTGACCCGTAA